In Rahnella variigena, one DNA window encodes the following:
- the ubiK gene encoding ubiquinone biosynthesis accessory factor UbiK: MIDPKKIEQIARQVHESMPKGIREFGEDAEKKIRQVLQAQFSRMDLVNREEFDVQTQVLLRTREKLAVLEQRLAALESKQAEAEKPQDPA, encoded by the coding sequence ATGATTGACCCGAAAAAAATTGAACAAATTGCCCGCCAGGTTCACGAATCTATGCCTAAAGGGATCCGTGAGTTTGGTGAAGATGCCGAAAAGAAAATCCGCCAGGTATTACAGGCGCAGTTCAGCCGTATGGATTTAGTCAATCGCGAAGAGTTTGACGTGCAGACGCAAGTTTTACTGCGCACCCGCGAAAAGCTGGCCGTACTGGAACAACGTCTTGCGGCGCTGGAAAGCAAACAAGCTGAAGCGGAAAAACCGCAAGATCCGGCCTGA